One Candidatus Bathyarchaeota archaeon DNA segment encodes these proteins:
- a CDS encoding oligosaccharide flippase family protein: MTEDISPQTHVARGATFIFVQGFLNAALGVLYVWFLLHTKEIAGQILFTEADFGMYTMLSFILTLTSTLGIFALRSASVRYIAHYLAKGEKDEARSVVTRVLQVSVVTSLTIAVLIFVLAGVLSNIFGISVLIFQLLPLSSFIQIFYFQTQGFLQGLQKIREIAIIGIFYTVVQYSVATLLVYAGFGILGIVIGWVFALVLSCSTSFFIAFRNISPSAHAHKLKPLLVFSFPIYVSALLVFIVGWVDQILVFPFLGTEALGVYSIAVRASVVSNLVSVAITVALFPKLSEMHSMLGVDSLKDAFKTSTRYAALLGFPISLMVATLAYPIIVLFATVRYVGAVLPLAVMCIASLPAVLGSAIFPTLYTLKRTKVASSITAIVIVLEAFLSYVSLAYLNADLTGVALSRFFAALAGFSLGAYVLWSSLKIDFDKEAIWKSATASITMVLSLFSLELLRAIIDPLSYQFLVLRLRLLPVYAVVGVVVHLLSLIALKAMKKRDIELLHDYLPSRLRWIADLFSRIARVKEV; the protein is encoded by the coding sequence TTGACTGAAGATATAAGTCCTCAAACACACGTTGCAAGAGGCGCAACCTTCATCTTTGTTCAAGGTTTCCTAAACGCGGCACTAGGAGTGCTTTATGTTTGGTTCCTTCTGCACACAAAGGAGATAGCAGGACAAATTTTATTCACTGAAGCGGATTTCGGCATGTATACTATGCTAAGCTTCATCCTAACACTAACCTCGACATTGGGAATTTTTGCTCTTCGATCGGCTTCTGTCAGGTACATTGCCCATTATCTTGCAAAGGGGGAAAAGGACGAGGCAAGATCAGTAGTGACTCGCGTTCTACAGGTTTCTGTGGTAACTTCATTAACTATAGCAGTCTTGATCTTTGTCTTGGCTGGAGTGCTATCCAACATTTTCGGTATCTCTGTTCTTATTTTCCAGCTTCTCCCCCTGTCTTCTTTTATTCAGATATTCTATTTTCAAACGCAAGGCTTCTTACAAGGTCTGCAAAAGATACGTGAAATTGCGATCATAGGCATATTCTATACCGTGGTTCAATACTCTGTTGCCACTCTTCTGGTTTACGCAGGATTTGGGATTCTTGGAATAGTCATAGGCTGGGTATTCGCTCTTGTTTTGTCATGCTCAACAAGCTTTTTTATTGCGTTTCGTAACATTTCTCCCTCGGCACATGCCCATAAACTTAAACCGCTTTTAGTGTTTTCTTTCCCGATTTATGTCTCTGCACTTTTGGTCTTCATTGTGGGTTGGGTGGATCAGATTTTGGTTTTTCCTTTTCTAGGCACGGAGGCTCTTGGAGTGTATAGTATTGCCGTTAGAGCTTCTGTGGTTTCTAACTTGGTTTCGGTTGCGATAACTGTTGCTCTCTTTCCAAAATTGTCGGAGATGCATTCGATGTTAGGAGTTGACAGTTTGAAAGACGCTTTTAAGACCTCAACGCGGTACGCTGCCCTCTTAGGGTTCCCCATATCCCTGATGGTAGCGACTTTAGCCTATCCAATAATTGTCCTGTTTGCCACCGTGAGATACGTGGGTGCTGTGCTTCCGTTGGCTGTCATGTGTATAGCCTCGCTTCCAGCTGTTTTAGGTTCAGCTATTTTTCCCACGCTTTACACGCTGAAACGAACGAAAGTTGCTTCTTCAATTACAGCAATCGTTATTGTCTTAGAAGCATTTCTTTCATACGTTTCTTTAGCCTATTTAAACGCGGACTTGACAGGGGTGGCGCTTTCAAGGTTTTTTGCTGCACTTGCAGGGTTTAGTTTAGGAGCATATGTGCTCTGGTCGAGTCTCAAGATAGATTTCGACAAAGAGGCAATATGGAAGTCGGCAACGGCGTCTATCACCATGGTTCTATCACTTTTCTCATTGGAACTTCTGAGGGCAATCATCGACCCCTTGTCTTATCAGTTTCTTGTTCTACGTTTACGTCTGCTTCCCGTTTACGCAGTTGTAGGTGTGGTTGTGCATCTTCTTTCTTTGATCGCATTGAAAGCTATGAAAAAGCGAGACATAGAGTTACTACATGATTATCTTCCATCGCGCCTCCGTTGGATAGCTGACTTGTTTAGTCGTATTGCCCGTGTAAAAGAAGTGTGA
- a CDS encoding DUF354 domain-containing protein, producing MKVWYDACTGKHVRYGVAIAQRLKASGHEVILTTRKHPDTLALSKLLGEKFKVVGKYSPSSPQSRLKESLKRQLAFCEMFENEPPDYAVSHGSIDLCRVAFGLGVPTISTADAPHAIAANKLALPLVNVLIASKAIPPREYESFGVKRIVQFDGVDEVAWVKGYKARPDEYEKPLIVVRQMETMASYAKGKHDATEQIAQKLVSLGNVMFIPRYSRSSRRGLIVPQKFVDSVSLSATADLVVSVGGTISREAALQGTLSIVIRTFGASYVNDYIFKGGFPLFTVEPSEALKLAKKYVSRKWDVKERLEQLENPVDYVEKTIREKL from the coding sequence TTGAAAGTCTGGTATGATGCGTGTACTGGAAAACACGTAAGATATGGAGTTGCCATAGCCCAACGGCTCAAAGCTTCAGGACACGAAGTCATACTCACCACCAGAAAACACCCCGATACACTTGCATTATCCAAACTGCTTGGCGAAAAGTTCAAAGTTGTGGGCAAGTATTCCCCCTCTTCACCTCAGTCGAGACTGAAAGAAAGCTTGAAGCGTCAACTCGCTTTTTGTGAAATGTTCGAGAACGAACCACCAGATTATGCTGTCTCTCACGGGTCTATCGACTTGTGTCGAGTTGCTTTCGGATTGGGCGTACCTACAATATCAACGGCTGATGCCCCCCATGCCATTGCGGCAAACAAACTTGCACTGCCACTAGTCAATGTCTTAATCGCTTCCAAGGCAATCCCTCCACGGGAATATGAGAGCTTTGGAGTTAAGAGAATCGTCCAGTTTGACGGAGTGGACGAGGTGGCTTGGGTGAAGGGCTACAAGGCTAGACCCGACGAGTACGAAAAGCCCCTAATCGTTGTTAGACAAATGGAAACCATGGCATCTTACGCCAAAGGAAAACACGACGCCACGGAACAGATAGCACAGAAACTTGTCTCCCTTGGAAATGTGATGTTTATTCCACGATATAGCAGAAGCTCCAGACGCGGGTTGATTGTTCCGCAAAAATTTGTTGATTCTGTCAGTCTTTCAGCTACCGCAGATCTGGTAGTGAGTGTTGGGGGAACTATTTCTAGGGAAGCCGCGTTGCAGGGGACTCTGAGCATAGTGATTCGCACTTTTGGAGCGTCTTACGTCAATGATTATATTTTCAAGGGGGGATTCCCATTATTCACGGTGGAGCCGAGTGAAGCTCTAAAACTAGCGAAGAAATATGTAAGTCGAAAATGGGACGTTAAAGAACGTCTAGAACAGCTTGAAAATCCAGTCGACTATGTTGAAAAAACCATTAGAGAGAAGCTCTGA
- a CDS encoding HAD hydrolase-like protein yields the protein MIYGVIFDLEETLVKLPIDYEPLYEEIKRALRISRVKPLTKTVKKLDGKSREKVYKLWECAELKALPNMSANEEGMKIYKKQCNKPVALVTMQGKTVVRKILDHFHLSFNVIVTREDEIDRVRQLRKAIDEIGLKPHSVLVVGDRDSDEDSAKQVGCKFLRVMA from the coding sequence ATGATTTATGGCGTAATTTTTGATTTGGAAGAAACATTGGTTAAGCTTCCTATAGATTATGAGCCATTGTATGAAGAGATAAAGAGAGCGCTAAGGATTTCGAGAGTTAAACCGTTAACTAAAACTGTTAAGAAGTTAGATGGTAAGTCACGGGAGAAAGTTTATAAACTTTGGGAATGTGCTGAATTGAAAGCGTTACCGAACATGAGCGCCAACGAGGAAGGAATGAAAATATACAAAAAACAATGCAATAAGCCCGTGGCGTTAGTTACCATGCAAGGTAAGACTGTTGTCAGAAAGATTCTTGACCACTTTCACCTATCTTTTAATGTCATAGTCACTAGGGAAGATGAGATAGATAGAGTAAGACAATTAAGAAAAGCCATAGACGAAATAGGCTTGAAGCCCCACAGCGTGCTCGTGGTCGGAGATAGAGACAGCGATGAAGACTCAGCTAAACAAGTCGGTTGCAAATTCTTAAGGGTGATGGCTTGA
- the rfbB gene encoding dTDP-glucose 4,6-dehydratase yields the protein MKVLVTGGAGFIGSNFIRHTLSNYDDIEIVNFDLLTYAGRLENLQDVKDDSRYRFVHGDIRERKTVEPLVKEKFDLIVNFAAETHVDRSVVEAGSFVLTDAYGTYILLDAARKFDVERFVQISTDEVYGSIKGGSFKETDILDPSSPYSASKASGDHIALAFHKTYGLPLVVTRSSNNYGPFQYPEKLIPKLILRALHNQPLPIYGDGRQVRDWLYVTDNCAAIDLVAHEGGAGDVYNIASGEERMNIEVAKGILKIVEKPESLIKPVSDRPGHDRRYSLDTAKIRALGWEPKFGFAEGLEKTVNWYLNNEWWWCPLLKDEFFKADSPWLI from the coding sequence ATGAAAGTCTTAGTAACGGGCGGTGCAGGCTTCATCGGCAGCAACTTCATAAGACATACGTTATCAAACTACGACGACATAGAAATCGTCAACTTCGACTTGCTTACCTACGCAGGTAGGCTTGAGAACTTGCAGGATGTGAAGGACGATTCACGCTACAGGTTTGTTCATGGAGATATTCGAGAGAGAAAGACAGTAGAGCCTTTGGTGAAGGAAAAATTTGACTTAATAGTGAATTTCGCGGCTGAAACCCACGTTGACAGAAGTGTCGTAGAGGCAGGTTCCTTTGTTTTAACAGACGCATACGGAACTTACATTCTTTTAGACGCCGCAAGAAAATTTGACGTTGAAAGGTTTGTGCAGATTTCCACCGACGAAGTCTACGGCAGCATAAAGGGCGGGTCTTTCAAAGAAACAGACATTCTAGACCCATCCAGCCCCTACTCTGCAAGCAAAGCCTCAGGAGACCACATTGCCCTAGCCTTCCACAAAACATACGGGCTTCCACTGGTTGTCACTCGCAGCTCCAACAACTACGGACCATTCCAATACCCTGAAAAACTCATTCCGAAACTTATACTGCGCGCCCTCCACAACCAACCTTTACCCATCTATGGCGACGGAAGACAAGTTAGAGATTGGCTATATGTGACAGACAACTGTGCAGCCATAGACCTTGTGGCTCATGAAGGAGGAGCTGGAGATGTCTATAACATCGCTTCTGGTGAAGAACGTATGAATATTGAAGTCGCAAAAGGCATTTTGAAAATAGTGGAAAAACCAGAAAGTTTGATCAAGCCTGTTTCTGACAGACCTGGTCATGACCGCAGATACTCGCTGGATACTGCTAAAATAAGGGCGCTTGGATGGGAACCAAAGTTTGGTTTTGCTGAAGGCTTAGAAAAGACGGTTAATTGGTATTTGAATAACGAATGGTGGTGGTGTCCTCTGCTGAAAGACGAATTCTTCAAAGCTGATAGTCCATGGCTCATCTAA
- a CDS encoding PAC2 family protein, protein MKTAIKEKLQIRPENPILIEGLPGLGMVGRIATRYLVKQLKAEKFALLHSPHFPYYVIVNKKGNTRLLRGEFHCWRNPKGNDLILFTGDSQAQTIEGQYEIAETILDFAKKHKVETIITLGGYRKEADEIPKVIATATDTKTLDNALKADASSSPPGNPIVGTAGLLVGMAKFKSIPALCLLAETRGYLPDPKAAKSILVVLQKMLRITFSLDDLDKEITKSDEILEKMRQIETRRETYARKMRKSEEGKTSYIS, encoded by the coding sequence ATGAAAACGGCAATCAAAGAAAAGCTTCAAATAAGACCCGAGAACCCCATTCTCATAGAAGGCCTTCCAGGACTAGGAATGGTGGGCAGAATTGCCACTCGCTATCTTGTTAAGCAGCTAAAAGCCGAAAAATTTGCTCTTCTTCACTCACCTCACTTCCCATACTATGTTATTGTAAACAAGAAAGGTAACACTCGTCTTCTCCGCGGCGAGTTTCACTGCTGGAGAAATCCAAAGGGCAATGATCTCATTCTCTTCACAGGTGACAGCCAGGCTCAAACTATCGAGGGACAGTACGAAATTGCTGAAACTATCTTAGACTTCGCTAAGAAACACAAGGTAGAAACTATAATTACTCTTGGTGGCTACCGCAAGGAAGCTGATGAAATACCTAAGGTAATTGCCACAGCTACAGATACTAAAACGCTGGATAATGCTCTTAAAGCAGATGCCTCTTCTAGTCCTCCCGGGAACCCTATAGTTGGAACAGCTGGCCTACTTGTGGGCATGGCGAAGTTCAAAAGCATTCCGGCGCTATGTCTTTTGGCAGAAACCCGTGGTTATCTTCCAGATCCTAAAGCCGCGAAAAGCATTCTTGTTGTTTTGCAAAAGATGTTGCGAATTACTTTTAGTTTAGATGACTTGGATAAAGAAATTACGAAGTCGGATGAGATTTTGGAAAAGATGCGGCAGATAGAGACGCGGAGAGAAACTTACGCGAGGAAAATGCGTAAGAGCGAGGAAGGCAAAACCAGCTACATCAGCTAA
- a CDS encoding class I SAM-dependent methyltransferase produces the protein MESVEKLEGITESYTTPYKTIGRPKVVDKRSILNVGCGNDPHGTINCDLFVESTEHRNAGDKKIKTKKIPNFVICDAHYLPFKDDSIEIVYSHHVLEHLDYPLIALQEWSRVAKKKLIIIVPDLKISRIYGEFGPHLYSWSKWTLQTLVKKVCAKAEVHINRQPLRLRRKGKISHIINFVLKRIMIYMPIFQNSELTAVGYLS, from the coding sequence ATGGAATCCGTTGAAAAGCTTGAAGGTATCACAGAGTCTTATACGACGCCCTATAAAACAATAGGACGCCCAAAGGTTGTCGACAAACGTTCAATTCTTAATGTTGGTTGTGGAAACGACCCACATGGAACAATCAATTGTGATTTGTTCGTAGAATCGACAGAACACAGAAACGCAGGAGACAAAAAAATAAAAACAAAGAAAATACCAAACTTCGTCATATGTGATGCACACTATCTACCATTCAAAGACGACAGTATTGAAATAGTATACTCACATCACGTTCTGGAACACCTAGACTACCCATTAATCGCACTACAAGAATGGAGTAGGGTAGCGAAAAAGAAACTAATTATCATAGTTCCAGATTTAAAAATCTCAAGGATATATGGTGAATTCGGACCACATCTTTATTCTTGGAGCAAATGGACGCTGCAAACTCTAGTAAAAAAAGTTTGCGCAAAAGCTGAAGTACACATTAACCGTCAGCCATTGAGACTACGCAGAAAAGGGAAAATATCTCATATAATAAATTTCGTTTTAAAAAGAATAATGATTTATATGCCTATATTTCAAAACTCAGAACTAACTGCAGTGGGATATCTAAGCTGA
- a CDS encoding glycosyltransferase family 2 protein — protein MVLSLEKPQNIIKTHNKNIYIHTYLHKVDLVMWAKNGSKTLPLVLKRIDEVIPEGFVNNRILIDDHSVDNTREIAKSFGWQVFFNEGKGICSGANTALQHVTTDFFISFEQDLLLAKDWWQKIPSLLEDKTVVIASGVRVPNQPKALRRLQEYTLKRYQRIDMEKADLFNAKTLDNTIYKTKIIRKLGGFPSLSVSAGVDTFLAKNVISAGFRWKVDYTITSIHLRDDLKDELAHYYWYGACHRRTSNVLYDKPADVTRNVLRFFFSPVRGLQIAFKKNAPEVVYIYLLIRLNILKGMMGTNRTS, from the coding sequence ATGGTGTTATCTCTTGAAAAACCTCAAAACATCATAAAAACACACAACAAAAACATATACATCCATACATATCTGCATAAAGTTGACTTAGTTATGTGGGCAAAAAACGGTTCCAAAACTCTACCTCTTGTTTTGAAACGAATTGATGAGGTTATACCTGAAGGCTTTGTTAACAACCGTATTTTGATTGATGACCACAGCGTAGATAATACTCGAGAGATTGCCAAGTCTTTTGGTTGGCAAGTTTTCTTTAATGAAGGGAAAGGCATTTGTAGTGGAGCAAACACTGCTCTTCAACATGTTACGACCGATTTCTTCATAAGTTTTGAACAAGACCTGCTTCTGGCAAAAGATTGGTGGCAGAAAATTCCGAGCCTTCTGGAAGACAAAACGGTGGTGATAGCTTCTGGAGTTCGTGTGCCAAACCAACCAAAAGCTTTGAGAAGGCTTCAAGAATATACGCTTAAGCGTTACCAACGTATTGACATGGAAAAAGCGGATCTCTTTAACGCCAAAACTTTGGACAACACGATTTACAAAACGAAGATAATTAGGAAGCTTGGCGGTTTTCCTTCGCTGTCAGTGTCGGCTGGAGTGGATACTTTTCTAGCTAAAAATGTGATCTCAGCGGGCTTTAGGTGGAAGGTTGATTATACTATAACGTCAATCCATTTGCGTGATGACTTGAAAGACGAACTTGCTCATTATTACTGGTATGGAGCGTGTCATAGACGAACGTCCAATGTATTATATGACAAACCTGCTGATGTCACACGCAACGTGCTTCGATTCTTTTTTAGTCCAGTTAGAGGGTTGCAGATTGCGTTCAAGAAGAACGCTCCTGAAGTGGTTTATATCTATCTGTTGATTCGACTTAACATTCTTAAGGGAATGATGGGGACAAACAGAACATCATAA
- a CDS encoding glycosyltransferase family 2 protein, translating to MPARNEEENLPKCLANLLNQTLRPQKILVINDASTDNTQKICERFGVDVITLTKQHRNYVTTPELAYKMAEVMNHAFPPPPSCDYMMQHNPDTILPENYIEDLTTRMEKTPHLVIASGRIEGEYSRENHPRATGRKYKTWFWNKYIKKFPLNYTYETYPLLKAQSLGLEVKCLHDVVMTTLRPTKQYKADYGYAMRELGYSLPYMLGKCVMGLRKAKAKSVKLFYSYLTSPYRLEDPDLKRFMRYYQAKQFTNFKAFIKLLK from the coding sequence ATGCCTGCCAGAAACGAGGAAGAAAATCTGCCAAAATGCCTAGCCAACCTCTTAAACCAAACGTTGCGCCCACAAAAAATACTAGTCATTAACGACGCATCAACAGACAACACTCAAAAGATATGTGAGCGGTTCGGAGTTGATGTGATTACGCTAACTAAGCAACACAGGAACTACGTTACAACGCCTGAACTCGCCTACAAAATGGCAGAAGTCATGAACCACGCTTTTCCGCCTCCACCATCATGTGACTACATGATGCAGCATAACCCTGACACGATCCTCCCAGAGAACTATATCGAAGACTTGACAACACGCATGGAAAAAACTCCACACCTTGTAATCGCCTCTGGCCGCATTGAGGGTGAGTACAGCCGAGAAAATCACCCTCGCGCTACTGGACGAAAATATAAAACATGGTTTTGGAACAAATACATCAAAAAATTCCCATTGAACTACACTTACGAAACTTATCCGTTGCTTAAGGCTCAAAGCCTGGGGCTTGAAGTTAAATGTCTTCACGACGTTGTGATGACCACGCTTAGACCGACTAAGCAGTATAAGGCAGATTATGGATATGCAATGAGGGAACTTGGATATTCACTCCCATACATGCTGGGAAAATGTGTCATGGGGTTACGGAAAGCAAAAGCAAAATCTGTCAAACTATTCTATTCGTACTTAACCAGCCCTTACAGACTTGAAGACCCTGATTTGAAGAGGTTCATGAGGTATTATCAGGCAAAGCAGTTTACAAACTTCAAGGCGTTCATTAAACTATTAAAATAG
- a CDS encoding RNA-protein complex protein Nop10 — translation MVWLLRKCEKCSCYTLNRETCPYCNGKVHSPHPAKFSPNDKYAKHRMSLKKEGIHS, via the coding sequence ATGGTTTGGCTTCTCAGAAAATGTGAAAAATGCAGCTGTTACACTTTAAACAGAGAGACGTGTCCCTATTGCAACGGCAAAGTCCACAGTCCTCACCCCGCGAAATTCTCTCCAAACGACAAATACGCCAAACACCGCATGTCCCTGAAAAAAGAAGGTATACACTCATGA
- a CDS encoding glucose-1-phosphate thymidylyltransferase: MKGVILHGGHGTRLRPLTHTGPKQLIPVANKPMSQYVLEDLRDSGIEEIAIIVGDIMPEKVQSYYRDGREFDVKTTYIHQKQPGGIAQAISLAENFVGDSPFVVYLGDNLLKGSIGAFVKEFKDSNDDAMVLLCEVENPKHFGVAEFDKNGKLVKLVEKPKKPPSNYALTGIYFLKPIIFKMIKALKPSWRGELEITEALQGLLDAEHKVGYKFVTGWWKDTGTVGDILEANRLVLDDLKEKTEGTVEEKPSIQGRVAIGKETVVKRGALIRGPVIIGNHTIIGEQVYIGPYTSIGNNVKIKRGEIENSIIMNGCCIEINGKITDSLIGAGTTLATNQKSPKGYRLVVGENSRIIM, encoded by the coding sequence ATGAAAGGAGTCATCCTGCATGGGGGGCACGGTACAAGACTTAGACCGTTAACCCATACTGGGCCGAAACAGTTAATTCCCGTGGCAAACAAGCCGATGTCACAATACGTTCTAGAAGACCTGAGAGATTCAGGTATAGAAGAGATTGCGATTATCGTTGGAGACATTATGCCGGAAAAAGTGCAAAGCTACTATAGGGACGGTAGAGAATTCGACGTAAAAACAACTTATATCCATCAAAAACAACCTGGCGGAATAGCTCAGGCGATTAGCCTTGCAGAGAACTTTGTCGGCGACAGCCCATTCGTTGTGTATCTCGGCGACAACCTGTTGAAAGGTAGTATTGGGGCGTTTGTGAAAGAATTTAAGGATTCAAACGACGACGCAATGGTGCTTCTTTGTGAAGTTGAGAATCCCAAGCACTTTGGAGTGGCTGAATTTGACAAAAATGGAAAACTGGTTAAGTTAGTAGAAAAGCCGAAAAAACCGCCTAGCAACTACGCACTCACAGGCATATATTTCCTCAAACCCATAATTTTCAAGATGATAAAGGCTTTGAAGCCTTCTTGGAGGGGAGAGCTGGAAATCACTGAAGCATTGCAAGGCTTGCTAGACGCTGAACACAAAGTCGGCTACAAGTTTGTAACAGGATGGTGGAAGGACACTGGAACAGTTGGAGACATACTGGAAGCAAACCGACTTGTACTTGACGATCTTAAAGAGAAAACAGAAGGCACAGTTGAAGAAAAACCATCTATTCAAGGAAGAGTAGCCATTGGAAAAGAAACAGTTGTCAAGCGTGGAGCTTTGATAAGAGGTCCAGTTATAATCGGCAATCATACAATCATAGGAGAACAAGTCTACATAGGTCCTTACACAAGCATCGGAAACAACGTGAAAATCAAGAGAGGCGAGATAGAAAACTCGATAATCATGAATGGCTGTTGCATAGAAATAAACGGCAAAATAACCGACAGCCTCATAGGAGCGGGCACCACGCTAGCTACAAATCAGAAAAGCCCAAAAGGTTATAGACTTGTTGTGGGTGAAAATTCGAGAATAATTATGTGA
- the rfbD gene encoding dTDP-4-dehydrorhamnose reductase, with translation MEKILVTGASGLLGSKIVDKAEEKYAVYPTHTTHPMFLKSLKMNITDESEVKRIFSKVKPDVVIHTAAKTNVDKCETNKDYALRVNAAGTKILAEACRQAYARIVYVSTDYVFDGEKGLYTEEDEPNPINYYGLTKLMGEKYVAKLCERFVILRTSVLYGVHPEKPNFAMWIIKSLKKKKPLTVVEDHYNSPTFADNLAEVILEIVDKGLEGIYHTAGSERISRYGFALKVVEAFDFDASLVRSIKMSELKAWIAKRPKDSSLCVDKVKKRIDTELLGVTQGLREMNQSWVKTK, from the coding sequence ATGGAGAAAATTCTTGTCACAGGTGCTAGTGGACTGTTAGGAAGCAAAATTGTTGACAAAGCTGAAGAAAAATACGCGGTTTATCCAACACATACGACACATCCAATGTTTCTGAAATCGTTGAAAATGAACATTACAGATGAAAGCGAGGTAAAACGTATTTTCAGCAAAGTAAAACCAGACGTCGTGATTCACACGGCTGCAAAGACAAACGTTGACAAATGTGAGACTAACAAGGATTATGCGTTGAGGGTGAATGCAGCGGGGACAAAGATTCTTGCAGAAGCATGCCGCCAAGCCTATGCAAGAATCGTTTATGTTTCAACCGATTATGTGTTTGACGGTGAAAAGGGGCTATATACCGAGGAGGATGAGCCAAACCCCATTAACTATTATGGCTTGACGAAGTTGATGGGAGAGAAATACGTTGCGAAGCTCTGTGAACGCTTTGTGATTTTGAGAACCAGCGTCTTGTATGGCGTGCACCCTGAGAAGCCGAATTTTGCAATGTGGATCATAAAGTCTCTGAAGAAAAAGAAACCTCTCACTGTTGTGGAAGACCATTATAATTCTCCCACTTTCGCTGATAACTTGGCTGAAGTTATTCTAGAAATAGTCGATAAGGGACTGGAGGGAATCTACCACACTGCTGGAAGCGAACGGATAAGTCGATACGGGTTTGCGTTGAAGGTTGTTGAAGCCTTTGACTTCGACGCAAGTCTTGTAAGGTCAATAAAGATGAGCGAATTAAAGGCGTGGATAGCGAAGAGACCAAAAGACTCATCTCTCTGTGTGGATAAAGTCAAAAAAAGAATAGACACAGAGCTTTTAGGGGTTACACAAGGTTTGAGGGAGATGAACCAAAGTTGGGTGAAAACAAAATGA
- a CDS encoding dTDP-4-dehydrorhamnose 3,5-epimerase family protein, which produces MRDLELIEGVVTQQLRLIADERGWLMEVFRSDWETFRKFGQSYVTAAYPQVVKAWHMHKKQTDNMACIKGMVKLVLYDGRKNSKTEGEINEFIVGEKNPTLVKVPPKVWHGFKTISEETALVMNVPTNLYNYEKPDEHRLPPNTTKIPYNWKLAPWLKHG; this is translated from the coding sequence GTGAGGGATCTAGAACTGATTGAAGGAGTAGTTACACAACAACTACGGCTAATTGCAGATGAAAGAGGCTGGCTAATGGAAGTGTTCAGAAGCGACTGGGAAACCTTCAGAAAATTTGGACAATCATACGTCACCGCCGCCTACCCCCAAGTGGTGAAGGCTTGGCACATGCACAAAAAACAAACAGACAATATGGCCTGCATAAAAGGAATGGTTAAACTCGTCTTATATGACGGCAGAAAAAACTCAAAAACCGAAGGAGAAATCAACGAGTTCATCGTCGGCGAAAAAAACCCCACGCTTGTGAAGGTGCCACCCAAAGTTTGGCACGGATTCAAAACCATAAGCGAAGAAACAGCCCTCGTCATGAACGTACCCACTAATCTATACAACTATGAGAAACCAGACGAACACCGATTACCGCCAAACACCACAAAGATACCATACAACTGGAAGCTTGCACCCTGGCTTAAACATGGGTGA